From one Geoalkalibacter halelectricus genomic stretch:
- a CDS encoding ABC transporter ATP-binding protein: MRGFAAALRPYLRPYHRSLLLGSLWLLATTLLAMVIPWMLKLGIEAVEDGHSAALTTAVAVLAAAALVRCATRIASRFYYLHSARRLEVDLRRDLLARLLHQSGFFFDRHRTGDLLARFTGDLANVRMFAGFGLLTIVNAVTVYILTLAVMLMLSPTLTLVAVLPYPLMLLAVKWLSRHLLHHSAQVQEGMGRLSEAVEEGVSGQAVIRAYGLGAGRKARFAEINGEYLRRNLVLARLRALVLPIMTLVGPLGTLLVLYFGGRQVAAGSLSLGDFVAFNAYLVQLAWPTLLLGWVLTLLQRASASMERLQLLLALPPVAPPAALPDVPGAAPEVRVRDLTFAYADQPALRDLSLEVPAGSLIGLAGPAGSGKSTLLRLLAALYPPPPGTLFVDGQDLARVDGRCHRLRVAAVPQEGRLFSGTLGENLLYAAPEASREALADLAARVQLQGEVAEFSQGFDTRVGEGGMSLSGGQRQRVAIGRALARDAGLWLLDDPFSHLDAATARALWEELRPLLSGHTVFLVSGRVSLLRSADRILVFDRGRIAEQGRHEDLIAEQGLYARLYHREQLQDELEAGSASNHGPGTPKN, translated from the coding sequence ATGAGGGGCTTCGCCGCGGCCCTGCGCCCATATCTGCGTCCCTACCACCGGTCGCTGCTGCTGGGATCGCTGTGGCTGCTGGCGACCACCCTGCTGGCCATGGTCATTCCCTGGATGCTCAAGCTCGGCATCGAGGCCGTCGAGGACGGGCACTCCGCGGCCCTGACCACGGCGGTGGCGGTGCTGGCCGCGGCCGCCCTGGTGCGCTGCGCCACGCGCATCGCCTCGCGGTTCTACTATCTGCACAGCGCGCGGCGCCTCGAGGTCGATTTGCGCCGCGATCTGCTGGCGCGGCTGCTGCATCAGAGCGGCTTTTTCTTCGATCGGCACCGCACCGGCGATCTGCTGGCGCGCTTCACCGGCGATCTCGCCAATGTGCGCATGTTCGCCGGCTTTGGGCTGTTGACCATCGTCAACGCCGTAACGGTCTACATTCTGACCCTGGCGGTGATGCTCATGCTCTCGCCGACCCTGACCCTGGTGGCGGTGCTGCCCTATCCCCTCATGCTGCTGGCGGTCAAATGGCTCAGCCGCCATCTGCTCCACCATTCCGCCCAGGTGCAGGAGGGCATGGGGCGGCTGAGCGAGGCCGTGGAGGAGGGGGTGAGCGGCCAGGCGGTAATAAGGGCCTACGGCCTGGGCGCCGGACGCAAGGCGCGTTTTGCCGAGATCAACGGCGAGTACCTGCGGCGCAACCTGGTGCTGGCGCGTCTGCGCGCCCTGGTGTTGCCGATCATGACCCTGGTGGGACCGCTGGGCACCCTGCTGGTGCTCTACTTCGGCGGCCGCCAGGTGGCGGCGGGCAGCCTCTCCCTGGGCGATTTCGTGGCCTTCAACGCCTATCTGGTGCAACTGGCCTGGCCGACCTTGCTGCTGGGCTGGGTGCTGACCCTGCTGCAGCGCGCCTCGGCGAGCATGGAGCGGCTGCAACTGCTGTTGGCCCTGCCGCCGGTTGCGCCCCCTGCCGCCCTGCCGGACGTGCCCGGAGCCGCCCCCGAGGTGCGGGTGCGCGACCTGACTTTTGCCTACGCCGACCAGCCGGCGCTGCGCGATCTGTCCCTGGAGGTGCCCGCCGGGAGCCTGATCGGCCTGGCCGGACCCGCCGGCAGCGGCAAATCCACCCTGTTGCGGCTGCTCGCCGCGCTCTATCCCCCGCCGCCCGGCACGCTGTTCGTGGACGGGCAGGATCTGGCCAGGGTGGATGGGCGTTGCCATCGTCTGCGCGTTGCGGCGGTGCCCCAGGAAGGGCGCCTGTTTTCCGGAACCCTGGGGGAAAACCTGCTTTATGCGGCGCCTGAAGCTTCGCGGGAGGCGCTGGCCGATCTTGCCGCGCGGGTTCAGTTGCAGGGCGAAGTCGCGGAATTTTCCCAAGGGTTCGACACACGGGTCGGCGAAGGGGGCATGAGCCTCTCCGGCGGTCAGCGCCAGCGCGTCGCCATCGGCCGCGCCCTGGCGCGCGACGCGGGGCTGTGGCTGCTCGACGATCCTTTCAGTCACCTCGACGCCGCCACCGCGCGTGCCCTCTGGGAGGAACTGCGCCCCTTGCTGAGTGGCCACACGGTGTTTCTCGTATCGGGGCGGGTGTCCCTGCTGCGGAGCGCCGACCGGATTCTGGTTTTCGACCGCGGCCGCATCGCCGAGCAGGGCCGCCATGAAGACCTGATCGCGGAGCAGGGTCTCTACGCCCGACTCTACCACCGCGAGCAATTGCAGGACGAACTGGAAGCGGGAAGTGCCTCCAACCACGGACCAGGAACCCCGAAGAACTGA
- a CDS encoding Gx transporter family protein, which translates to MTSSAIDPMELARCRRRVFLALFTALAVALHTLEYLLPAPAPWFRFGFANILTLCALYLFDARAAWTLSLARVVVGSLILGNLFAPGFFLSLGGAVAAVSLMTGAKALAGARLGPVGASVLGAMGHACGQMLIAWALLVRHDGLWLLLPFFLLISLLTGLVNGFVASLLIEALRGHRAFSPADAARGARLP; encoded by the coding sequence ATGACCTCCTCAGCCATTGATCCGATGGAGTTGGCGCGCTGCCGGCGGCGGGTGTTTCTCGCCCTGTTCACCGCCCTGGCGGTGGCCCTGCACACCCTGGAATATCTTTTGCCCGCCCCGGCACCCTGGTTTCGCTTCGGGTTCGCCAACATTCTCACCCTCTGCGCGCTGTATCTCTTCGACGCCCGCGCCGCCTGGACCCTGAGTCTGGCGCGCGTGGTGGTCGGTTCCCTGATCCTGGGCAATCTGTTCGCGCCGGGGTTTTTTCTGTCCCTGGGCGGCGCGGTGGCGGCCGTGTCCCTGATGACCGGCGCCAAGGCCCTGGCCGGGGCGCGGCTCGGTCCGGTGGGCGCCTCGGTCCTGGGCGCCATGGGGCATGCCTGCGGGCAGATGCTGATTGCCTGGGCGCTGCTGGTGCGCCACGACGGTCTGTGGCTGCTGCTGCCGTTTTTTCTGTTGATTTCCCTGCTCACCGGTCTGGTCAACGGCTTCGTCGCGTCGCTGCTCATCGAGGCGCTGCGCGGCCATCGCGCCTTTTCCCCCGCGGACGCGGCGCGGGGAGCGCGCCTGCCATGA
- a CDS encoding NusG domain II-containing protein yields MIAPLWRRMTGLDRLITALLLAAVAASFALLGQREAGERVLVERDGRLLFSAPLDEARRVSLPGPLGDTLLEIADGQARILASPCAHKVCVGMGGVFRRGALIACVPNRLIVHIEGQGEEGAPAYDLLSH; encoded by the coding sequence ATGATCGCCCCCCTGTGGCGGCGCATGACCGGTCTCGACCGGCTCATCACGGCGCTGCTGCTGGCCGCGGTGGCGGCCTCCTTCGCCCTGCTCGGCCAGCGCGAGGCGGGTGAACGGGTGTTGGTGGAGCGCGACGGGCGTTTGTTGTTCAGCGCCCCCCTCGACGAGGCACGCCGCGTCAGCCTGCCCGGCCCCCTGGGCGATACCTTGCTTGAGATCGCCGACGGCCAGGCCCGCATCCTCGCCTCACCCTGCGCCCACAAGGTGTGCGTCGGCATGGGCGGGGTGTTTCGCCGCGGCGCCCTCATCGCCTGTGTGCCCAATCGCCTGATCGTGCACATCGAGGGACAGGGCGAGGAAGGAGCCCCGGCCTATGACCTCCTCAGCCATTGA
- a CDS encoding FAD:protein FMN transferase — protein sequence MALNRPLILVLLVLAATLAYFLRGDAREQQVRQSRILMGTVVEINVLDQDARRAQAAVEAAFAEMARIEELMSVQRPDSEVARLGRAEQSLAVSTETAEVLALGLEIARRSAGAFDPSLGRLKALWDLEGDAPRIPEQAAIAAALEGIGPQALRLEGLRVYKAHPELVVDLGGIAKGYAVDRAVAVLEQAGIASASVNAGGDLRLLGGRGERPWRIGIQHPREAGEVLTILELSDRAVVTSGDYERYFEQDGRRYHHIFDPRTGFPADAVQSVTLVADSAMLADALATAVFVLGPRQGLDLVGEFPGVEVLIVDAAGALHASAGMAELQR from the coding sequence TTGGCGCTGAATCGTCCGCTCATCCTGGTGCTGCTGGTGCTGGCGGCGACCCTGGCGTATTTCCTGCGCGGCGACGCGCGGGAGCAGCAGGTGCGCCAAAGCCGCATTCTCATGGGCACGGTGGTGGAGATCAACGTCCTCGATCAGGACGCGCGCCGCGCGCAGGCCGCGGTCGAGGCCGCCTTCGCGGAAATGGCGCGCATCGAGGAGCTGATGAGCGTGCAGCGGCCGGACTCGGAGGTGGCGCGCCTCGGCCGCGCGGAGCAAAGCCTCGCCGTCAGCACTGAAACCGCCGAGGTTCTGGCCCTGGGCCTGGAGATCGCGCGGCGCAGCGCCGGGGCCTTCGACCCCAGCCTCGGCAGGCTCAAAGCACTCTGGGATCTGGAGGGCGACGCCCCGCGCATTCCCGAGCAGGCGGCCATTGCCGCGGCCCTCGAAGGCATCGGTCCCCAGGCCCTGCGCCTGGAGGGGCTGCGAGTTTATAAGGCGCACCCCGAGCTGGTCGTGGATCTCGGCGGCATCGCCAAGGGCTACGCCGTGGATCGGGCCGTCGCGGTGCTGGAGCAGGCCGGAATCGCCTCGGCGTCCGTCAACGCCGGCGGCGACCTGCGTCTGCTCGGAGGCCGAGGCGAGCGGCCCTGGCGCATCGGCATCCAGCATCCCCGCGAAGCCGGCGAAGTTCTCACCATCCTCGAATTGAGCGACCGCGCGGTGGTGACCTCGGGTGATTACGAGCGCTATTTCGAGCAGGACGGCCGCCGCTATCATCATATTTTCGACCCGCGCACCGGCTTTCCCGCCGACGCCGTGCAGAGCGTCACCCTGGTGGCTGACAGCGCCATGCTCGCCGATGCCCTGGCGACCGCGGTGTTCGTCCTCGGGCCGCGCCAGGGTCTTGACCTGGTGGGCGAATTCCCCGGCGTCGAGGTGTTGATCGTGGATGCCGCCGGCGCCCTGCACGCCAGCGCCGGCATGGCGGAGCTGCAACGATGA
- the rimO gene encoding 30S ribosomal protein S12 methylthiotransferase RimO: MNKHKVSLVSLGCPKNLVDAEVMLGHLPPERFEIVTDEASADIIIVNTCSFIQDAQEESVDTILEVADHKKTGRCRLLVVTGCLPQRYRDELSSELPEVDLFLGTGDAARLVGLLDEKLGGGQVREAIGTPDFLYDHTTPRVQSSPFYSTYIKIADGCANHCSYCIIPKLRGTLRSRAMESVVAEAERMAGQGVVEINLIAQDITAYGADRDDGANLPELLRRLVKIDGLRWIRLLYAYPDGVSEELIELIAAEEKICNYLDIPLQHIDDQLLGAMNRRVGEAEVRDLIARLRARIPDLTLRTSFIVGFPGETPEQFDKLLRFVEEGHFDRLGVFRYSREEGTAAATLPGQISERVKSERYKRLMKAQARISFRKNRALVGRTEAVLVEGLSEETELLLRGRSVRQAPDVDGQVYITAGQADIGQIVCLRITDSSEYDLIGAIAED; encoded by the coding sequence TTGAACAAGCACAAAGTCAGCCTGGTCAGCCTCGGCTGCCCGAAAAACCTGGTGGATGCCGAGGTCATGCTCGGCCATCTGCCCCCGGAGCGCTTTGAGATCGTCACCGACGAGGCGAGCGCCGACATCATCATCGTCAACACCTGCTCCTTTATTCAGGATGCCCAGGAAGAGTCGGTCGACACCATCCTCGAGGTGGCCGACCACAAGAAAACCGGCCGCTGCCGGCTGCTGGTGGTGACCGGCTGCCTGCCGCAGCGCTACCGCGACGAGCTGAGCAGCGAACTGCCCGAGGTCGATCTGTTCCTCGGCACCGGGGACGCCGCGCGCCTGGTCGGACTGCTCGACGAGAAGCTTGGCGGCGGACAGGTGCGCGAGGCCATCGGCACGCCCGATTTTCTCTACGACCACACCACCCCGCGCGTGCAGTCCTCGCCCTTCTACAGCACCTACATCAAGATCGCCGACGGCTGCGCCAACCACTGCTCCTACTGCATCATTCCCAAGTTGCGTGGCACCCTGCGCTCGCGCGCCATGGAGTCGGTGGTCGCCGAGGCCGAGCGCATGGCGGGCCAGGGGGTGGTGGAGATCAATCTCATCGCCCAGGACATCACCGCCTACGGCGCCGACCGCGACGACGGGGCCAACCTGCCCGAACTGCTGCGGCGGCTGGTGAAAATCGACGGGCTGCGCTGGATCCGCCTGCTCTACGCCTATCCCGACGGAGTCAGCGAGGAACTCATCGAGCTCATCGCCGCCGAGGAGAAGATCTGCAACTACCTCGACATCCCCCTGCAGCACATCGACGATCAGCTGCTCGGCGCCATGAACCGCCGGGTGGGCGAGGCCGAGGTGCGCGATCTCATCGCCCGGCTGCGCGCGCGCATTCCCGATCTGACCCTGCGCACCTCCTTCATCGTCGGCTTTCCCGGCGAGACTCCCGAGCAGTTCGACAAGCTGCTGCGCTTTGTCGAGGAAGGTCATTTTGATCGCCTCGGCGTGTTTCGCTACTCGCGCGAGGAGGGCACGGCGGCCGCCACCCTGCCCGGACAGATCAGCGAGCGGGTCAAGAGCGAGCGCTACAAGCGGCTGATGAAGGCCCAGGCGCGTATTTCCTTTCGCAAGAACCGCGCCCTGGTGGGTCGCACCGAAGCGGTGCTGGTCGAGGGGCTGAGCGAGGAAACCGAGCTGCTGCTGCGTGGCCGTTCGGTGCGCCAGGCCCCCGACGTGGATGGCCAGGTCTACATCACCGCCGGCCAGGCCGACATCGGCCAGATCGTGTGCCTGCGCATCACCGACTCGTCGGAGTACGATCTGATCGGCGCGATTGCCGAGGATTAG
- a CDS encoding YajQ family cyclic di-GMP-binding protein produces the protein MPSFDIVSKVDLQEVDNAVNQTVKEVEQRFDFKGTQNEISLDKGNAVILIEAADDYKLQAIVDILKGKLVRRSLSTKCLDFGKKEPASHMAVRQRISIVQGISKEKGKELAKLIKDSKLKVQAQIMDDQVRVSGKKIDDLQEVIQLLKGSDFDVELQFVNMRS, from the coding sequence ATGCCCAGCTTCGACATTGTCTCCAAGGTCGACCTGCAGGAAGTGGACAACGCCGTCAACCAGACGGTCAAGGAGGTCGAGCAGCGCTTCGACTTCAAGGGCACCCAGAACGAAATCAGCCTGGATAAGGGCAATGCCGTGATCCTCATCGAGGCCGCCGACGATTACAAACTGCAGGCCATCGTCGATATTCTCAAAGGCAAGCTGGTGCGTCGCAGCCTGTCCACCAAGTGTCTTGATTTCGGCAAGAAGGAGCCGGCCTCGCACATGGCGGTGCGTCAGCGGATCTCCATCGTCCAGGGAATCTCCAAGGAAAAGGGCAAGGAGCTGGCCAAGCTGATCAAGGACTCCAAGCTCAAGGTCCAGGCGCAGATCATGGACGATCAGGTGCGGGTGTCCGGCAAGAAGATCGACGATCTCCAGGAGGTCATTCAATTGCTCAAAGGATCCGATTTCGACGTCGAGCTTCAGTTCGTCAACATGCGCTCCTGA
- a CDS encoding LolA family protein: MRKLSFFVFLCLLWPLSVGAAPRQVEVGLADVIQALESPFQPGRPDAGIVDFEAEFFQESRILALDRAQRGRGQVWFKFDRALGDRVPQAKFRWEYRQPTEQEIVSDGRTLWVYLPENNQVIESDIEFALREQPDNPVTFLTGLGNLSRDFSIRWAAPNRDPAGNYILELQPRRTSQLIARLLIVVDQNAVLAFDSDLRPALRGAQNAVFPILSTTVTDPNGNSTIIEFSSMRVNRGLPDSLFQFIRPADVEVVRPSGLPGF, from the coding sequence ATGCGCAAGCTGAGTTTTTTCGTTTTTCTGTGCCTGCTCTGGCCCCTGAGCGTGGGGGCCGCGCCGCGTCAGGTCGAGGTGGGTTTGGCCGATGTGATCCAAGCCCTGGAAAGCCCCTTTCAACCCGGACGCCCCGATGCGGGGATCGTCGATTTTGAAGCCGAATTCTTTCAGGAGTCGCGCATCCTCGCCCTGGATCGCGCCCAGCGCGGGCGCGGCCAGGTGTGGTTCAAGTTTGATCGCGCCCTGGGCGATCGCGTGCCCCAGGCCAAGTTCCGCTGGGAATACCGCCAACCCACCGAGCAGGAAATCGTTTCCGACGGCCGGACGCTGTGGGTCTACCTGCCGGAGAACAATCAGGTGATCGAGTCGGATATCGAATTCGCCCTGCGCGAGCAGCCCGACAACCCGGTGACCTTCCTCACCGGTCTGGGCAACCTCTCGCGCGATTTCTCCATCCGCTGGGCGGCGCCCAACCGCGACCCGGCCGGCAATTACATACTCGAGTTGCAGCCGCGGCGCACCTCGCAACTCATCGCGCGCCTGCTCATCGTCGTCGACCAAAATGCCGTGCTGGCCTTTGACTCTGACCTGCGCCCCGCACTGCGCGGCGCCCAGAATGCCGTATTTCCCATTCTGTCCACGACGGTGACCGACCCCAACGGCAACTCGACGATCATCGAATTCAGCTCCATGCGCGTCAACCGCGGCCTGCCCGACAGCCTCTTTCAATTCATCCGCCCGGCGGATGTGGAAGTTGTGCGTCCTTCCGGCCTGCCGGGATTTTAA
- a CDS encoding chemotaxis protein CheD produces the protein MSERRRVGISELHVAHAPDTLVTYGLGSCLSITLYDPLIRCGGMAHTLLPAPRPGRGEARPGKFVATAVQGLLAELLALGARRERLQAKLVGGANMFENLLTPNGDLIGERNTETAREILGGLGIALVAEDVGGNYGRTAELVLNSGEVRVKSVRGPSKFLIL, from the coding sequence GTGAGCGAGCGGCGGCGGGTGGGTATCTCCGAGCTGCACGTGGCGCATGCACCGGACACCCTGGTGACCTACGGGCTGGGCTCATGTTTGAGCATCACCCTCTATGATCCCCTGATTCGCTGCGGGGGCATGGCGCACACCCTGCTGCCCGCGCCGCGCCCGGGCCGTGGCGAAGCGCGCCCCGGCAAGTTCGTCGCCACCGCCGTGCAAGGCCTGCTCGCCGAACTGCTCGCCCTGGGCGCGCGGCGTGAGCGGTTGCAGGCCAAACTGGTGGGCGGCGCCAACATGTTCGAGAATCTGCTGACGCCCAACGGCGATCTCATCGGCGAGCGCAACACCGAGACCGCCCGCGAGATCCTCGGTGGGCTCGGCATCGCCCTGGTGGCCGAGGATGTGGGAGGAAATTACGGCCGTACCGCCGAGCTGGTGCTGAACAGCGGCGAGGTGCGGGTGAAGTCCGTGCGCGGACCCAGCAAGTTCCTGATTCTCTAG
- a CDS encoding chemotaxis protein CheC has product MSFAHLTDAQRDALREISNIGMGHAAGALSRLLGETILLKVPRVSVADLGQVPELLGGPEQEVVGVSLRMHGDAQGSMLLIFPCASALQLLESLLGPRSVEEDLDEMAASTLKEVGNILASAYLSTLGGMLRLSLLPSVPALARDMAGAVVDHILIDLGRAGDEALMLETEFHSRAGEGRLLKGHFFLLPDPDSIQTLLRGLGGVV; this is encoded by the coding sequence ATGAGTTTTGCGCATTTGACGGACGCACAGCGCGACGCCCTCAGAGAGATCAGCAACATCGGCATGGGCCATGCCGCCGGAGCCCTCTCCAGGCTGCTGGGCGAAACGATCCTGCTCAAGGTGCCACGGGTCAGCGTCGCCGACCTCGGCCAGGTGCCCGAACTGCTCGGCGGTCCCGAGCAGGAGGTGGTGGGGGTCAGTCTGCGCATGCACGGCGACGCCCAGGGCAGCATGCTGCTGATTTTTCCCTGCGCCAGCGCCCTGCAATTGCTGGAAAGTCTGCTCGGGCCGCGCTCGGTGGAGGAGGACCTGGACGAAATGGCCGCCTCCACCCTCAAGGAGGTCGGCAACATCCTCGCCTCGGCCTATCTTTCCACCCTCGGTGGCATGCTGCGGCTCAGCCTGCTGCCCTCGGTGCCCGCCCTGGCCCGCGACATGGCCGGGGCCGTGGTCGATCACATCCTCATCGACCTGGGCCGCGCCGGGGATGAGGCGCTGATGCTGGAAACCGAGTTTCACAGCCGCGCCGGGGAGGGCCGCCTGCTCAAGGGGCATTTTTTCCTGCTGCCCGATCCGGATTCCATCCAGACCCTGCTGCGCGGCCTTGGGGGTGTGGTGTGA
- a CDS encoding chemotaxis protein CheA, producing the protein MDMSRYRSLFFSEAREHLAAMGRLLVALEDDSADGETLDALFRQAHSLKGMAASMGFERTAELAHYLEDLLDGSRRGQNLSPQAVDRLLAGVDLLGELVADLEAQRPERDLGTFLDADQHQAAPVAVAPVAPVAPVAPPAADARAAPMREWQVELELAAATPAPAARLLLIYNHLAGLGRILDSTPGAEDLKAGRGGLSLQARLLSEREGPDLEELLRRQGHLAALRVERPRPRKAAPTRPQPEEQPRTVRVRTELLDQFINLAGEMITSRHRLQAAHRGRDWRNLRDGIDGMARLVTDLHHQVLKVRMMPLGSVTGHLPRLVRDLARRNGKEVSFAIQGEDLELDRAIIEKLADPLLHMLRNAVDHGIEKRGRIELRASREKDMALIEVIDDGRGMDPDALRSKAVSAGLLSEAQARSLRDAEALLLVCRPGFSTAATVTDISGRGVGMDVVKTVVESLGGSLEITSRPGAGTRLALRLPLSVAIIQVLLVECDGCLLGIPLTRVLRLLNLTRREILTSGRRLVTPLDEEMLPLLSLRKILQRPAAALAKTIPVVVCEVQGRRVGLVVDTLCGQRQVFVKALDFPLNQLVGVAGASILGDGRLLFIVDPQLLLQEHHRPATHPAGVSS; encoded by the coding sequence ATGGATATGTCCCGCTACCGTTCCCTGTTCTTTTCCGAGGCCCGCGAGCACCTCGCCGCCATGGGGCGGCTGCTGGTCGCCCTGGAAGACGACAGCGCCGACGGCGAAACTCTTGACGCCCTGTTCCGCCAGGCCCATTCCCTCAAGGGCATGGCGGCGTCTATGGGCTTTGAGCGCACGGCGGAACTCGCCCATTACCTGGAAGATCTGCTCGATGGCTCGCGCCGCGGGCAAAACTTGTCGCCGCAGGCCGTCGACCGGCTGCTGGCCGGTGTCGACCTGCTCGGTGAACTGGTGGCGGATCTCGAAGCCCAGCGCCCGGAGCGTGACCTGGGCACCTTTCTCGACGCCGACCAGCACCAGGCCGCACCCGTCGCGGTTGCTCCGGTTGCTCCGGTTGCTCCGGTTGCTCCGCCGGCCGCCGACGCGCGGGCGGCGCCAATGCGCGAATGGCAGGTTGAGCTCGAATTGGCTGCCGCGACGCCGGCGCCCGCGGCGCGGCTGCTGCTGATCTACAACCATCTCGCCGGTCTCGGGCGGATACTGGACAGCACTCCCGGCGCCGAGGATCTCAAGGCCGGCCGCGGCGGGCTGTCCTTGCAGGCGCGCCTGCTCAGCGAACGGGAGGGGCCGGATCTCGAGGAACTGCTACGGCGCCAGGGTCATTTGGCCGCCCTGCGCGTCGAGCGCCCGCGACCGCGCAAGGCTGCGCCGACCCGCCCGCAACCCGAGGAGCAGCCGCGCACGGTGCGGGTGCGCACCGAGCTGCTCGATCAGTTCATCAATCTGGCCGGGGAAATGATCACCAGCCGCCACCGCCTGCAGGCGGCGCACCGCGGCCGCGACTGGCGCAATTTGCGTGACGGCATCGACGGTATGGCGCGCCTGGTGACCGATCTGCACCACCAGGTGCTCAAGGTGCGCATGATGCCCCTGGGCAGCGTGACCGGACATCTGCCGCGCCTGGTGCGCGACCTGGCGCGCAGAAACGGCAAGGAGGTAAGCTTTGCCATCCAGGGCGAGGATTTGGAGCTGGATCGCGCGATCATCGAGAAGCTCGCCGATCCGCTCCTGCACATGCTGCGCAACGCGGTGGACCACGGCATCGAGAAGCGCGGGCGCATCGAGTTGCGCGCTTCGCGCGAAAAGGACATGGCCCTGATCGAGGTGATCGACGACGGGCGCGGCATGGATCCCGACGCCCTGCGGAGCAAGGCGGTGAGCGCCGGATTGCTGAGCGAAGCGCAGGCACGCTCCCTGCGTGACGCCGAAGCCCTGCTTTTGGTGTGTCGCCCGGGCTTCTCCACCGCCGCGACGGTGACGGACATTTCCGGGCGCGGCGTGGGCATGGATGTGGTCAAGACCGTGGTCGAGAGTCTCGGCGGCAGCCTCGAAATCACCTCGCGGCCGGGGGCGGGCACCCGCCTGGCGCTGCGCCTGCCCCTGTCGGTGGCGATCATCCAGGTGCTTCTGGTAGAATGCGACGGCTGTCTGCTGGGGATTCCCCTGACCCGGGTGCTGCGTCTGCTCAATCTGACCCGCCGCGAAATTCTAACCAGCGGACGGCGGCTGGTCACGCCCCTGGATGAAGAGATGCTGCCGCTGCTGTCCCTGCGCAAGATTCTCCAGCGCCCCGCGGCGGCTTTGGCCAAAACCATCCCCGTGGTGGTGTGCGAGGTGCAGGGGCGGCGGGTCGGCCTGGTGGTCGATACCCTGTGCGGTCAGCGCCAGGTGTTTGTCAAGGCCCTGGATTTCCCCCTCAATCAACTGGTCGGAGTGGCCGGCGCCAGCATCCTCGGCGACGGTCGTCTGCTGTTCATCGTCGACCCGCAACTGCTTCTTCAGGAGCACCACAGGCCGGCCACGCATCCGGCGGGAGTTTCGTCATGA
- a CDS encoding response regulator encodes MSLKILIVDDALFMRNLLRGVLEGAGHQVVGEAGDGAAAVARYRSLRPDLVMMDIVMPDKTGIEALREIMAEDPGARVVMCSALGQDALVMEAVQGGARDFIVKPFKDEQVLEVVARVAGEG; translated from the coding sequence ATGTCCTTGAAAATTCTTATCGTCGATGACGCCCTGTTCATGCGCAACCTGTTGCGCGGCGTGCTCGAGGGCGCCGGCCACCAGGTGGTCGGCGAGGCCGGCGACGGTGCCGCGGCCGTGGCGCGTTACCGCAGCCTGCGGCCGGATCTGGTCATGATGGACATCGTGATGCCGGATAAGACCGGCATCGAGGCCCTGCGCGAGATCATGGCCGAGGATCCCGGCGCGCGCGTGGTCATGTGCAGCGCCCTGGGTCAGGACGCCCTGGTCATGGAAGCGGTTCAGGGCGGCGCGCGCGATTTCATCGTCAAGCCTTTCAAGGACGAGCAGGTTCTGGAGGTCGTGGCGCGCGTGGCCGGGGAGGGCTGA
- a CDS encoding chemotaxis protein CheW: MAQVLIFGLGAEWYAIEICRVREVVLADTLHPVPRAPAALLGAVNFHGSVVPVLDLGAWLGFARGARDARIIVLEGEALSLALAVDRIHRIFAPAAEDFFPCADADVATDCIGAHFLWRGEVVNLLDVDRLIASLGFLASGGTFFREGDSRQSHQEAIQGGQACP, from the coding sequence ATGGCGCAGGTATTGATTTTCGGCCTCGGCGCCGAATGGTATGCTATCGAGATCTGCCGGGTTCGGGAGGTGGTCCTGGCCGACACCCTGCATCCGGTGCCGCGTGCCCCGGCGGCGCTGCTCGGCGCCGTCAACTTTCACGGCAGCGTGGTGCCGGTGCTGGATCTGGGCGCCTGGCTGGGATTTGCGCGCGGCGCTCGCGATGCCCGCATCATCGTGCTGGAGGGCGAGGCCCTGAGCCTGGCCCTGGCGGTGGATCGCATACACCGTATCTTCGCCCCGGCGGCCGAGGACTTTTTCCCCTGCGCGGATGCTGACGTCGCCACGGACTGCATCGGCGCGCATTTTCTCTGGCGGGGCGAGGTGGTCAATCTGCTTGATGTCGACCGGCTGATCGCAAGTCTTGGGTTTCTGGCGAGCGGCGGCACCTTTTTCCGGGAAGGCGATTCCCGGCAATCACACCAAGAAGCCATCCAAGGAGGGCAGGCATGTCCTTGA